The sequence CGCGCTGGGCACGCTGAGAATCGGCCACGAAGACGACGCCGTCCGCGCCCTGCAGCACCAGCTTGCGGGTGGCGTCGTAGTACACCTGGCCAGGGACCGTGTAGAGTTGGAACCGCGTCTGGAACCCCGAGATCGTCCCCAGGTCGAGCGGGAGGAAGTCGAAGAACAGCGTGCGGTCGGTCTCGGTGGCCAGCGACATCATGCGCCCGCGCCGGTCCTCCGGCACCTGGCCGTGGATGTACTGGAGGTTCGTCGTCTTCCCGGAGCGGCCCGGACCGTAGTACACGATCTTGGAGGTGATCTCGCGGGTGGAATAGTTGACGAGGCTCATAGAAAAGAAGTGCGTGAGTGCGTTAGTGCGGAAGTGCGCTGGTGCCCGGAGTGACTGAACGCACTCACGCACTCACGCACTAACGCACTACGTCTTGCTGGCCTACGCTCCGAAAACATTTTCCAGCCCCGCCTCCAGATCCTTTTCGAAC is a genomic window of Longimicrobium sp. containing:
- a CDS encoding GTPase domain-containing protein, which produces MSLVNYSTREITSKIVYYGPGRSGKTTNLQYIHGQVPEDRRGRMMSLATETDRTLFFDFLPLDLGTISGFQTRFQLYTVPGQVYYDATRKLVLQGADGVVFVADSQRAQRDENVESFRNLQVNLLEQGVDPRTIPIVLQYNKRDLPDVMSLDALDDLLNYRDLPRFEARALSGAGVFDTLRGISSEVLKRLAQRFGRAVSA